The following proteins are co-located in the Planctomycetota bacterium genome:
- a CDS encoding response regulator: protein MRTHERPVVLVVDDSPESRANLYQALDRAGYPTATLAHGRAALQFVAERKPGLVLLSVPEGDAAGARTLGRIKSIAPEAPVLLLQRRANPPHYRILCEPGAAMEGPARWMDLPSILDRVRRALARAACELCTV, encoded by the coding sequence ATGAGGACGCACGAAAGACCCGTCGTTCTCGTCGTGGACGACAGCCCGGAATCCCGGGCGAATCTCTATCAGGCGTTGGATCGAGCGGGGTATCCGACCGCGACGCTCGCTCACGGGAGGGCGGCGCTGCAGTTCGTGGCGGAGCGCAAGCCCGGACTCGTCCTCCTGTCGGTCCCGGAAGGGGACGCCGCGGGAGCGCGGACGCTCGGCCGGATCAAGAGCATCGCGCCGGAGGCGCCGGTCCTGCTCCTCCAGCGCCGCGCGAACCCCCCGCACTACCGGATCCTGTGCGAGCCGGGCGCCGCGATGGAGGGCCCGGCGCGATGGATGGACCTGCCGTCGATCCTGGACCGCGTCCGGCGGGCCCTGGCGCGCGCGGCCTGCGAGCTGTGCACGGTCTGA
- a CDS encoding response regulator, with protein sequence MRTPSPRRILVVEDDPAARRFVAKLLRQEGYRVVEAAHGRDALERLQDGAAPCLVLLDLRMPVMDGRDLVRALRRTSKWSALPIVATTADPLSTEESGLFQAILHKPISPEDLLRVVKRYCA encoded by the coding sequence ATGCGAACGCCATCCCCCCGGCGAATCCTGGTCGTCGAGGATGACCCCGCAGCCCGCCGTTTCGTGGCGAAACTCCTGCGACAGGAAGGATACCGCGTCGTCGAAGCCGCTCACGGGCGGGACGCCCTGGAGCGTCTTCAGGACGGCGCCGCACCGTGCCTGGTCCTTCTGGATCTTCGGATGCCCGTGATGGACGGGCGCGACCTGGTCCGCGCGCTCCGCCGGACCTCGAAATGGTCCGCCCTCCCGATCGTGGCCACGACGGCCGACCCTTTGAGCACGGAGGAAAGCGGGCTCTTCCAGGCGATTCTTCACAAGCCCATCTCCCCGGAAGATCTCCTCCGCGTCGTGAAGCGCTACTGCGCGTAG
- a CDS encoding protein phosphatase 2C domain-containing protein — MFEKGSVAEPPGLLGAVPPDVAAFSRRGTGRPVNEDGYLALTAPAPVLAVADGVGGRPGGARASDLVVRALRRHVEQRVPAGAHPEAVFEGAIEWARRALARVARSCPELARMGTTLTAALARGRSLVVAHLGDSRCYRLRNSRLERLTRDHTLAEFFVERGILSPERASRSRWKHALIRVLNARGEEVRPDLLREEILAGDMLLLATDGLVEALGEGRIEEILQEARSAAEACGRFVREVETAAASDDATAVVARFPGGA, encoded by the coding sequence ATGTTCGAGAAGGGAAGCGTGGCCGAGCCCCCGGGACTCCTGGGCGCGGTTCCGCCGGACGTCGCGGCGTTCAGCCGCCGGGGGACCGGCCGGCCCGTCAACGAAGACGGATATCTCGCCCTGACGGCTCCGGCGCCGGTTCTGGCGGTGGCCGACGGCGTCGGCGGCCGTCCGGGAGGAGCCCGGGCGAGCGACCTGGTCGTGCGCGCGCTGCGCCGCCACGTCGAGCAGCGCGTCCCCGCCGGGGCGCACCCCGAAGCGGTCTTCGAGGGCGCGATCGAGTGGGCCCGACGGGCGCTGGCGCGGGTCGCCCGCTCCTGTCCGGAGCTCGCCCGCATGGGGACGACGCTTACGGCGGCGCTCGCCCGGGGACGATCGCTCGTCGTGGCCCATTTGGGGGACAGCCGCTGCTACCGCCTGCGGAATTCCCGCCTGGAACGGCTTACCCGGGATCACACGCTCGCGGAGTTCTTCGTGGAGCGCGGCATCCTGTCCCCCGAGCGGGCGTCCCGTTCCCGCTGGAAGCACGCGCTCATCCGGGTTCTGAACGCCCGCGGCGAAGAGGTTCGGCCGGATCTTCTCCGGGAGGAAATCCTGGCCGGCGACATGCTTCTCTTGGCGACCGACGGATTGGTCGAGGCCTTGGGAGAGGGGCGGATCGAGGAGATCCTGCAGGAGGCCCGCTCGGCGGCCGAGGCCTGCGGGAGGTTCGTGCGGGAGGTTGAAACGGCCGCCGCGTCGGACGACGCGACGGCCGTGGTCGCGCGTTTTCCGGGAGGAGCTTGA
- a CDS encoding zinc ribbon domain-containing protein, with the protein MPLFEYLCGRCERRFERLVRSADAPAECPQCGSRDTRRLFSVFGINLGAPPEQPPAGLCNCGAGGCAICSAKVQ; encoded by the coding sequence ATGCCGCTGTTCGAGTATCTCTGCGGTCGGTGCGAGCGCCGGTTCGAGCGCTTGGTCCGCTCGGCGGACGCGCCGGCGGAGTGTCCCCAGTGCGGCTCCCGGGACACGCGGCGGCTTTTCTCGGTCTTCGGGATCAACCTCGGCGCCCCCCCGGAGCAGCCGCCCGCGGGCCTGTGCAACTGCGGGGCCGGCGGATGCGCCATTTGCAGCGCCAAGGTCCAGTGA
- a CDS encoding sigma-70 family RNA polymerase sigma factor — MRNQTEILGDDVSFHTTSWTLVRSAGNLESLDALIRIYWKPLYFFVRQRGYDNETAKDIVQEFLAVLLERNAFAKADPGRGRFRTFLLAALSNFLKDYSKSASRHKRGGGQSILSLDFESGESEYRLEVAAGETPENVLNRAWARNLWRQALSDLKGDPAHLEAFRLYLQDVDYATISARTGLSKSAAKVAVHRLKGQLRDLVTRYIGATASNPEEMRAEITEFLELLGSSPPKAPA, encoded by the coding sequence ATGCGCAACCAGACGGAGATTCTTGGGGACGATGTTTCCTTCCACACCACGTCCTGGACCCTCGTGCGTTCGGCCGGGAATCTCGAGTCGCTCGACGCGCTCATCCGGATCTATTGGAAGCCGCTGTACTTTTTCGTCCGGCAGCGCGGGTACGACAACGAGACGGCCAAGGACATCGTCCAGGAGTTCCTCGCCGTGCTGCTGGAGCGAAACGCCTTCGCCAAGGCCGACCCCGGCCGCGGCCGCTTCCGCACGTTTCTTCTGGCCGCGCTGAGCAACTTCCTGAAGGACTACTCCAAGTCCGCCTCCCGCCATAAACGCGGGGGAGGGCAGTCCATTCTTTCCCTGGACTTCGAAAGCGGCGAATCCGAGTACCGACTGGAGGTCGCGGCGGGAGAGACGCCCGAGAATGTGCTCAACCGCGCCTGGGCGCGCAACCTGTGGAGGCAGGCGCTTTCGGATCTCAAGGGGGATCCGGCCCACCTGGAGGCGTTCCGGCTTTACCTCCAGGACGTCGATTACGCGACGATCTCCGCGCGGACGGGGCTTTCGAAGTCGGCGGCCAAGGTCGCGGTCCACCGGCTCAAGGGGCAGCTGCGCGATCTCGTCACTCGCTACATCGGCGCAACGGCGTCGAATCCGGAGGAAATGCGGGCGGAGATCACCGAGTTTCTGGAGCTCCTCGGTTCCAGCCCGCCCAAGGCGCCCGCGTGA